From the Coriobacteriia bacterium genome, one window contains:
- a CDS encoding DivIVA domain-containing protein: MKLTPLDIHHKEFTHALRGYNEAEVDAFLDQVADELERLFKENIDLSEKNEALEAKVRDYQDMERTLHNTLLSAQRSSDEMMHKAQREADAVLKDAEVKAKEVIHNALTSKQKATADLGRIKQAEEEFRGNFKALLERHLRSLSELTVPEDVKLMMGQAGQETVVDADVFEPVASFAPAEPLDVPAEPLFDQVAEQPGAPPAAAPAAAPVAEPPSATPAVVASLHLGDLGTPDLEPDATMEFDVAEFGFGERDEDVDIEEID; the protein is encoded by the coding sequence ATGAAGCTCACGCCGCTCGATATACACCACAAGGAGTTCACCCACGCGCTGCGTGGATACAACGAGGCCGAGGTCGACGCGTTCCTCGACCAGGTGGCCGATGAGCTCGAACGCCTGTTCAAGGAGAACATCGACCTCTCCGAGAAGAACGAGGCGCTCGAGGCCAAGGTGCGCGACTACCAGGACATGGAGCGCACGCTGCACAACACGCTGCTGTCCGCACAGCGCTCGTCGGACGAGATGATGCACAAGGCGCAGCGCGAGGCCGATGCCGTGCTCAAGGATGCAGAAGTGAAGGCCAAGGAGGTCATTCACAACGCGCTCACGAGCAAGCAGAAGGCAACGGCCGACCTCGGCCGGATCAAGCAGGCCGAAGAGGAATTCCGCGGCAACTTCAAGGCACTGCTCGAGCGTCACCTCCGGTCGCTCTCCGAGTTGACCGTGCCCGAGGACGTCAAGCTGATGATGGGTCAGGCCGGTCAGGAGACCGTCGTCGACGCCGACGTCTTCGAGCCTGTCGCCAGCTTCGCTCCGGCCGAGCCGCTTGACGTGCCCGCCGAGCCGCTCTTCGACCAGGTGGCGGAGCAGCCGGGGGCACCGCCTGCGGCAGCACCTGCGGCGGCGCCTGTCGCAGAGCCCCCGTCGGCGACTCCTGCCGTGGTTGCGAGCCTGCACCTCGGCGATCTCGGCACGCCTGATCTTGAGCCCGACGCCACCATGGAGTTCGATGTGGCGGAGTTCGGGTTCGGAGAGCGCGACGAGGACGTCGACATCGAGGAGATCGACTAG
- a CDS encoding YggT family protein produces the protein MSVKDIILGLMDFYGMLIIVYVLMSLFRPSSGILYDAYVALGTVVEPWVGIFRRIVPLFGMIDFSPLVAILVLRLIQRLLSSLL, from the coding sequence GTGAGCGTCAAGGACATCATTCTGGGACTCATGGACTTCTACGGAATGCTGATCATCGTCTACGTGCTGATGTCGTTGTTCCGCCCGTCGTCGGGGATCCTGTACGACGCGTACGTGGCTCTCGGCACCGTCGTTGAGCCGTGGGTCGGCATTTTCCGAAGAATCGTTCCGCTCTTTGGGATGATCGACTTCTCGCCGCTCGTCGCAATCCTCGTCTTGCGGCTCATCCAGAGGCTTCTATCGTCTCTCCTGTAG